A portion of the Phycisphaerales bacterium genome contains these proteins:
- a CDS encoding KpsF/GutQ family sugar-phosphate isomerase: protein MTTAMRTTEHLELASQLLKEEAAAVGALAELPDGFAKAVEMIDGCARAGGTVLVTGLGKSGHVGAKISATMASLGIPSHLVHPTEAAHGDLGRFRPSDLVLALSFSGKTAEVVALCGLLRQDKLPIITMTGSRPENGAQPDPLSRLATVPLYLGLKHEALHPRFSAPTASTTATLALGDALAISAAARRGFTDADFARRHPGGALGGALRPVMDIARCTIDDHLPVAPERVSVIEAQHAVQNKSGRRPGAILLVDDGGRLTGIFTDGDLRRLVLRDRAELDRPIADVMTKNPRTISSDALARDAVALVLEYRQDEVPIVDADGKPVGLLDVQDLVALKLVEG from the coding sequence ATGACGACCGCCATGCGTACGACCGAGCACCTCGAACTGGCCAGCCAACTCCTCAAGGAAGAGGCGGCGGCGGTGGGGGCGCTCGCGGAACTTCCTGACGGTTTCGCGAAGGCCGTGGAGATGATCGACGGGTGCGCTCGCGCGGGCGGCACGGTGCTGGTCACCGGGCTGGGCAAGAGCGGCCACGTGGGCGCCAAGATCAGCGCGACGATGGCCAGCCTGGGCATCCCCAGCCACCTGGTCCATCCCACCGAGGCGGCCCACGGCGACCTTGGCCGCTTCCGGCCCAGCGACCTGGTGCTCGCGCTGAGCTTCAGCGGCAAGACGGCGGAGGTTGTCGCGCTGTGCGGGCTGCTGCGCCAGGACAAGCTGCCCATCATCACGATGACGGGGTCGCGGCCCGAGAACGGGGCCCAGCCCGACCCGCTCAGCCGGCTGGCGACCGTGCCGCTCTACCTGGGCTTGAAGCACGAGGCCCTGCACCCCCGTTTCAGTGCGCCCACCGCCAGCACGACCGCGACGCTCGCGCTCGGCGACGCCCTGGCCATCTCGGCGGCGGCGCGGCGTGGCTTCACCGACGCGGACTTCGCCCGCCGCCACCCCGGCGGGGCGCTCGGCGGCGCGCTGCGGCCGGTCATGGACATCGCGCGGTGCACCATCGACGACCACCTGCCCGTGGCGCCAGAGCGCGTGAGCGTCATCGAGGCGCAGCACGCGGTGCAGAACAAGAGCGGCCGACGGCCTGGAGCGATCCTGCTCGTTGATGATGGCGGAAGGCTCACGGGCATCTTCACCGATGGGGATCTGCGCAGGCTCGTCCTTCGCGATCGCGCCGAGCTCGATCGGCCCATCGCGGACGTCATGACGAAGAACCCACGCACGATCAGCAGCGACGCCCTCGCGCGCGACGCGGTCGCGCTCGTGCTCGAATACCGCCAGGACGAGGTGCCGATCGTCGACGCCGACGGCAAGCCGGTTGGCCTGCTGGACGTGCAGGACCTGGTGGCGCTCAAGCTGGTCGAGGGCTAG
- a CDS encoding sigma-70 family RNA polymerase sigma factor, translating into MSTPPPGGPAPLGTRTTTRLLDDLRDPANAAAWEGFDARYRPILVAIARRRGFADHDAAEIAQQTLAEFARSYAAGRYERGRGRLSSWLIGIAGHVAARLGRTHGSRGAHAQNHAAEGWERDASMAEAWRHERERAIIGQALALIREEGRMRDETLRAFELFAIRGVPAAEVARQCGMSVDAVYVVKNRLTGRLRELVRELTIAYDEDE; encoded by the coding sequence ATGTCCACGCCACCGCCCGGCGGCCCGGCCCCCCTGGGAACGCGTACCACCACGCGGCTGCTGGACGACCTGCGCGACCCGGCCAACGCCGCCGCGTGGGAGGGCTTCGACGCCCGCTACCGGCCCATCCTCGTGGCCATTGCCCGCCGCCGGGGCTTTGCCGACCACGACGCCGCCGAGATCGCCCAGCAGACGCTCGCCGAGTTCGCGCGCTCCTACGCGGCTGGCCGGTACGAGCGCGGCCGCGGCCGGCTGAGCTCTTGGCTCATCGGCATCGCCGGCCACGTGGCGGCGCGGCTGGGGCGTACCCACGGCAGCCGAGGCGCGCACGCCCAGAACCACGCGGCCGAAGGCTGGGAACGGGACGCGAGCATGGCCGAGGCCTGGCGCCACGAACGCGAGCGGGCCATCATCGGGCAGGCGCTGGCGCTCATCCGCGAAGAGGGCCGGATGCGAGACGAGACGCTACGCGCCTTCGAGCTGTTCGCCATCCGCGGCGTGCCGGCGGCCGAAGTCGCCCGCCAGTGCGGCATGAGCGTGGATGCGGTGTACGTCGTCAAGAACCGGCTGACGGGCCGGCTCCGCGAACTCGTGCGCGAGCTCACGATCGCCTACGACGAGGACGAGTGA
- a CDS encoding SPFH domain-containing protein, with translation MRLTALMTLQTLLAQSSDASGDSIGIFAMIGLGVVLFITLLIIWFLASRVQRCPPNRVLVVWGSAGKSGRRCYNGGIKVVFPVIQQHGYMSMEPLVIDIPLEGALSLNNIRVNVPSTFTVRISPDPVLMAAAAENLLGKPPQGIRELAQDIVLGQLRLVIATLSIEEINKDREKFESLIRDNVTQEINKVGLELINVNIRDITDESGYIRAIGQRAAAEAINKAKVEVAQADRDGATGEAMANRERTVSVARETAAATEGEKEAERKQRVAVAEFEAQAVTGEAESKRDQDIAVAERRAETAAASKRAEQTQRVAVAEAEARAVEGENASQAQIAEYNAKLAEVRAESRRRSDVAAAQAHEAILKAEREQEIARLGKEELAPQEIEKQRIEIAAEAEAEKKRREARGEADATLAKYQAEAEGVRQVLEAKAAGYRQLMEAAADNPQVAPTLLLIEQLPELVAQQVKAISNLKIDKITVWDTGAGGGGAGKNGVGGSTSDFLAGLIGSLPPVHELARQAGVELPGALGRVTEPTGERIDEDHQPKEPARTPRPDAKPNPKPDR, from the coding sequence ATGAGGCTCACTGCATTGATGACGCTCCAGACCCTGCTGGCCCAGAGCTCGGACGCTTCGGGCGACAGCATCGGCATCTTCGCGATGATCGGCCTGGGCGTGGTGCTGTTCATCACGCTGCTGATCATCTGGTTCCTGGCCAGCCGCGTGCAGCGCTGCCCGCCGAACCGGGTGCTGGTGGTCTGGGGTAGCGCCGGCAAGAGCGGCCGTCGCTGCTACAACGGCGGCATCAAGGTCGTCTTCCCGGTCATCCAGCAGCACGGTTACATGAGCATGGAGCCGTTGGTGATCGACATCCCCCTCGAAGGGGCGCTGTCGCTCAACAACATCCGCGTGAACGTGCCGTCGACCTTTACGGTGCGCATCTCGCCCGACCCGGTGCTCATGGCCGCCGCGGCGGAGAACCTGCTGGGCAAGCCCCCGCAGGGCATCCGCGAACTGGCGCAGGACATCGTTCTGGGCCAGCTCCGCCTGGTCATCGCGACGCTGTCGATCGAGGAGATTAACAAGGACCGCGAGAAGTTCGAGAGCCTGATCCGCGACAACGTCACGCAGGAGATCAACAAGGTCGGCCTGGAGCTGATCAACGTCAACATCCGCGATATCACCGACGAGAGCGGCTACATCCGCGCCATCGGCCAGCGGGCGGCGGCCGAGGCCATCAACAAGGCCAAGGTCGAGGTGGCCCAGGCCGACCGCGACGGCGCCACGGGCGAGGCCATGGCTAACCGCGAGCGCACGGTGAGCGTGGCCCGTGAGACGGCCGCCGCCACCGAGGGCGAGAAGGAAGCCGAACGCAAGCAGCGCGTGGCGGTCGCCGAGTTTGAGGCCCAGGCCGTCACGGGCGAGGCCGAAAGCAAGCGCGACCAGGACATCGCCGTGGCCGAGCGTCGCGCCGAGACCGCAGCGGCGAGCAAGCGGGCCGAGCAGACCCAGCGCGTGGCCGTGGCCGAGGCCGAGGCGCGTGCGGTCGAGGGCGAGAACGCCAGCCAGGCGCAGATTGCCGAGTACAACGCCAAGCTGGCCGAGGTACGGGCCGAGAGCCGGCGCAGGTCCGACGTGGCCGCCGCGCAGGCCCACGAGGCCATCCTGAAGGCCGAGCGCGAGCAGGAGATCGCCCGCCTTGGCAAGGAAGAACTGGCGCCCCAGGAGATCGAGAAGCAGCGCATCGAGATCGCCGCCGAGGCCGAGGCCGAGAAGAAGCGTCGCGAAGCGCGAGGCGAAGCCGACGCCACGCTGGCCAAGTACCAGGCCGAGGCCGAGGGCGTGCGGCAGGTGCTCGAAGCCAAGGCCGCCGGCTACCGCCAGCTCATGGAGGCCGCCGCCGACAACCCGCAGGTGGCGCCCACGCTGCTGCTCATCGAGCAGTTGCCCGAGCTGGTCGCCCAGCAGGTCAAGGCCATCAGCAACCTCAAGATCGACAAGATCACCGTGTGGGACACCGGCGCCGGTGGCGGGGGCGCCGGCAAGAACGGCGTGGGCGGCAGCACCAGCGACTTCCTGGCGGGCCTCATCGGCTCGCTCCCGCCCGTGCACGAACTGGCGCGCCAGGCGGGCGTCGAGCTGCCGGGCGCCTTGGGACGGGTGACCGAGCCCACGGGCGAACGCATCGATGAAGATCACCAGCCTAAGGAGCCTGCGCGCACGCCCAGGCCAGATGCCAAGCCCAACCCCAAGCCCGATCGCTGA
- a CDS encoding segregation/condensation protein A produces MDATGPAIAVDAFEGPMDLLLHLVRVHEVDIHDIPVALIAERYMEAIRDLSTIDIDTAGEFLVMAATLAEIKSRVVAAENLSPEDAEAARREHRKDDKEPEDPRAELVRQLLEYKRLRDRADALEQRLEQWQARARVAPALRPARDESEEDLALDMDDLSLTDLVEAFDRIASSIQFDRLGEHTVTDDDTPIELHQADAIDRLERAREETGRPALPLAALFTGRTRGEAIGMFLGILELVRNVRVRAWRGEAVGEEPGQVWLGLVEGEAAEDA; encoded by the coding sequence ATGGACGCCACCGGCCCCGCCATCGCCGTCGACGCCTTCGAGGGGCCCATGGACCTGCTGCTGCACCTGGTCCGCGTGCACGAGGTCGACATCCACGACATCCCCGTCGCCCTCATCGCCGAGCGATACATGGAGGCGATCCGCGACCTGTCGACCATCGACATCGACACCGCCGGCGAGTTCCTGGTCATGGCCGCGACGCTGGCGGAGATCAAGAGCCGCGTCGTCGCAGCCGAGAATCTGAGCCCCGAGGACGCCGAGGCCGCCAGGCGCGAGCACCGCAAGGACGACAAGGAACCTGAGGACCCGCGGGCCGAGCTCGTCCGCCAGCTCCTGGAATACAAGCGCCTCCGCGACCGGGCCGATGCGCTCGAGCAGCGCCTCGAGCAATGGCAGGCCCGCGCCCGCGTCGCCCCCGCCCTGCGGCCCGCCCGCGACGAGAGCGAAGAAGACCTCGCCCTGGACATGGACGACCTGTCGCTGACCGACCTGGTCGAGGCCTTCGACCGCATCGCCAGCAGCATCCAGTTCGACCGCCTGGGCGAGCACACCGTCACAGACGACGACACGCCCATCGAGCTGCACCAGGCCGACGCCATCGACCGCCTGGAGCGCGCAAGAGAGGAAACCGGCCGGCCCGCCCTGCCCCTGGCCGCCCTGTTCACCGGCCGCACGCGGGGCGAGGCCATCGGCATGTTCCTGGGCATCCTCGAGCTGGTCCGCAACGTCCGCGTTCGCGCGTGGCGCGGCGAGGCGGTCGGGGAAGAGCCCGGGCAGGTGTGGCTGGGGTTGGTCGAGGGGGAGGCGGCCGAGGACGCATGA
- a CDS encoding ATP-binding protein encodes MSIFEAFETPKDLRDQYETSPCTAGVMGLKTLNVICGPNNSGKSRLLRALVQSLTSTNWAMIASFDIFNDRWRAQWSEGLQSLAKHLNRSPLYTRFVTPIDETDGNSHRYNKYLSVLLGDVDAFGSDGLQTLQQDGFDAPKARTVLQGALAKNDGVSFSYIPAIRSCRDLRNTSSILEHISHRYFRGGLQQQNLFAGQELYEKVKAFLLGRPAQRQLIQDFEALLSEQFFDGRAVSLSPRQESGRSELHIRIEPEHERPISELGDGMQSIIIQLAPAFLSEGRYLALFIEEPELYLHPGLQRRLFEVLLDLDKHTHWERHQVFVTSHSNHLLDLTLDHERIAILRVEKTVGDRSDDQVLRATAEEYARFKVEMVAPGEIRLLHDLGVQSSSVFLSNCTIWVEGPTDRIILRRYMELVAKEQNVELREDLDYSFVFYAGSVAKHLSLFDDKGPDVNRICSHMLFVADYDGEKKAADAETLKEKLGDRFHRLECREIENTVSSEVLRRVVAAWTKSDPEKLELLGQDEIAEQGIGELINDHYAEFLKERDRWADEDGGLSQKRKTKFAELVREHTGSVADLSPAALAVAEAAVAFVRDHRAAANAPAT; translated from the coding sequence ATGAGCATCTTCGAGGCCTTCGAGACCCCCAAGGACCTGCGCGATCAGTACGAGACGAGCCCCTGCACGGCGGGGGTGATGGGGCTCAAGACGCTGAACGTGATCTGTGGGCCGAATAACTCGGGGAAGAGCCGGTTGTTGAGAGCACTAGTTCAGTCTTTGACGTCAACCAATTGGGCAATGATAGCGAGTTTTGACATTTTCAATGATCGCTGGCGGGCGCAATGGAGCGAGGGGCTTCAAAGCCTTGCCAAGCACTTGAACCGTTCGCCACTCTACACCAGATTTGTCACGCCCATCGATGAAACTGATGGAAACTCGCATCGGTACAACAAGTACCTATCCGTGCTTTTGGGGGATGTCGATGCCTTTGGGTCTGATGGGCTCCAAACGCTCCAGCAGGACGGCTTTGATGCTCCCAAGGCCAGGACGGTTTTGCAGGGAGCGTTGGCGAAGAATGATGGTGTCTCTTTTTCATACATCCCGGCAATTCGGAGTTGTCGCGATCTTAGGAATACGTCGAGCATACTCGAGCACATAAGCCACCGATACTTCCGTGGCGGTCTTCAACAACAGAATCTGTTTGCGGGCCAAGAGCTGTATGAAAAGGTAAAAGCGTTCTTGCTTGGCCGCCCTGCTCAGCGTCAGTTGATTCAGGACTTCGAGGCGTTGCTTTCTGAGCAATTCTTCGATGGGCGCGCCGTCAGTCTCTCGCCGCGGCAGGAAAGCGGCAGGAGCGAGTTGCATATCCGCATTGAGCCAGAGCATGAGAGACCGATATCTGAACTTGGCGACGGGATGCAGAGCATCATCATCCAGTTGGCTCCTGCATTTCTTTCTGAAGGCAGGTACTTAGCGCTCTTCATCGAGGAGCCCGAACTCTACCTCCACCCCGGCCTCCAACGCCGCCTCTTCGAGGTGCTGCTCGACCTTGACAAGCACACGCACTGGGAACGACACCAGGTCTTCGTGACCTCGCACTCCAACCACCTGCTCGACCTGACGCTCGACCACGAGCGGATCGCCATCCTCCGCGTCGAGAAGACCGTCGGCGATCGCAGCGACGACCAAGTGCTCCGCGCGACCGCCGAAGAATACGCAAGGTTCAAGGTCGAGATGGTCGCTCCCGGCGAGATCCGGCTGCTGCACGACCTGGGCGTGCAGAGCTCCAGCGTGTTCCTGTCGAATTGCACGATCTGGGTCGAGGGGCCGACCGACCGCATCATCCTCCGTCGCTACATGGAACTGGTCGCCAAAGAGCAAAACGTCGAGTTGCGCGAGGATCTGGACTACTCCTTTGTGTTCTATGCAGGGTCCGTCGCCAAGCACCTGAGCTTGTTCGACGACAAAGGTCCCGACGTAAACCGTATCTGCTCGCACATGCTCTTCGTCGCAGATTACGATGGCGAGAAGAAGGCCGCCGACGCCGAGACGCTCAAGGAGAAGCTGGGCGACCGCTTCCACAGGCTCGAGTGCCGAGAAATCGAGAACACCGTCTCGTCCGAGGTGCTCCGCCGCGTCGTCGCCGCGTGGACCAAGAGTGATCCCGAGAAACTCGAACTGCTTGGCCAAGACGAGATCGCTGAGCAGGGCATTGGCGAACTGATTAACGACCACTACGCCGAGTTTCTCAAAGAGAGGGATCGGTGGGCGGATGAGGATGGTGGGCTAAGCCAGAAGCGCAAGACGAAGTTCGCCGAACTCGTTCGAGAGCACACCGGGTCCGTGGCCGATCTCTCCCCCGCGGCACTGGCCGTTGCCGAGGCCGCCGTCGCGTTCGTCCGGGATCACCGGGCTGCGGCCAACGCGCCTGCCACCTGA
- a CDS encoding YciI family protein, translated as MTKPVFSVAVAALLASFTALGGCRSGVSGEAVPEPPAEPASAPARDYAMIFIKTGPLRTPSRAQQSEAMQGHMANMRRLAEEGTLLIAGPLAEPKSDPDHRGIFVFDADTIEKGAALAATDPGAQMGVFAMEPYLLTTAAPLTELTRLEEEFEQRRLADPEVPDEWFGRMYVMASAPYDEDLAQTLPGAEGVLIAGTLTNPRGQQRVFAWLDAPNAPLAAGLLPEADWTFHGWYGSPTLELLPGLEPGP; from the coding sequence ATGACCAAGCCCGTTTTCTCCGTCGCCGTCGCGGCCCTGCTCGCCAGCTTTACTGCTCTCGGTGGTTGCCGGAGCGGTGTGAGCGGCGAGGCGGTGCCGGAGCCACCGGCCGAACCTGCGAGCGCTCCGGCGCGCGACTACGCCATGATCTTCATCAAGACCGGTCCGCTCCGCACGCCCTCGCGGGCGCAGCAATCCGAAGCAATGCAGGGCCACATGGCCAACATGCGCCGGCTTGCCGAGGAGGGCACGCTGTTGATCGCCGGGCCGCTGGCCGAGCCCAAGAGCGACCCGGACCACCGGGGCATCTTCGTGTTCGACGCCGACACGATCGAGAAGGGGGCGGCCCTCGCGGCGACCGATCCGGGCGCCCAGATGGGCGTGTTCGCGATGGAGCCCTACCTGCTGACCACTGCTGCGCCGCTCACCGAACTCACCCGGCTCGAGGAAGAATTCGAGCAGCGCCGCCTGGCCGACCCGGAAGTCCCCGACGAGTGGTTCGGACGCATGTACGTCATGGCCAGCGCGCCATACGACGAGGACCTGGCCCAGACGCTGCCCGGCGCCGAGGGCGTGCTCATCGCCGGCACGCTGACCAATCCGCGCGGCCAGCAGCGCGTCTTCGCCTGGCTCGATGCGCCCAACGCGCCCCTGGCCGCCGGCCTGCTGCCCGAGGCCGACTGGACCTTCCACGGCTGGTATGGAAGCCCGACGCTCGAGTTGCTGCCCGGCCTCGAACCGGGCCCGTGA
- a CDS encoding amino acid carrier protein has product MAGIESFINTLNGLLFHDFVVYALLLVGLVFTIWSGFGQYRALTHGVAVVRGKYDDKNDPGAINHFQALSAALSATVGLGNIGGVALAVALGGPGAVFWMWVIGILGMALKMTEVTQSMLYRNTDDPDNPHGGPMFVVREGFKKWGLGPLGAIFGGVFCVTLLISAITGGNMFQAWNVADLSYTYFEVPQFATGLILAIVVGLVIIGGIKRIGSVAGRIVPLMCVLYVVAALYVLLMNISVIPDMFMLIIKSGLPGFLGGQSPDPTGAFLGGTFGYAAMWGVKRALFSSEAGQGSSPIAHSAAKTDEPVREGVVAGLEPFIDTIVVCTLTALVILSSGAYNRPPEAFIPAEQGMQVVQATNADGQPIANTWTLGSAQLPGKTVAAKRTLNTPQGEAGWRDGETVFIVVEADMDENTGRNLRRLSGTVSRDAQDQWVVNWGTLESDQRPALHSTIDPDFEAPEEGMTAEPDDAGVGVYGDYAGASLTAHAFDRVTPGLGKWLVTVAAWLFAVSTMISWSYYGEQGIFYLFGQLGKKRVDAIVLFYKVVYCLLILLTTVAAMPLVTGPDGSKRALIGTDAQLDMWTTLGLGVMLVANIPIMIIFGSQAMKAYHEYMGRLKRGELEAGAHEPASIQDVVEGKDVE; this is encoded by the coding sequence ATGGCCGGCATCGAGAGCTTCATCAACACGCTCAACGGGCTGCTGTTCCACGACTTCGTGGTGTACGCACTGCTGCTGGTGGGCCTGGTGTTCACCATCTGGAGCGGCTTCGGCCAGTACCGGGCATTGACCCACGGCGTGGCGGTCGTCCGCGGCAAGTACGACGACAAGAACGATCCGGGCGCCATCAACCACTTCCAGGCGCTCTCGGCGGCCCTGTCGGCCACGGTGGGCCTGGGCAACATCGGCGGCGTGGCGCTGGCGGTGGCCCTGGGCGGCCCGGGCGCGGTCTTCTGGATGTGGGTGATCGGCATCCTGGGCATGGCCCTGAAGATGACCGAGGTCACCCAGAGCATGCTCTACCGCAACACCGACGACCCCGACAACCCCCACGGCGGTCCAATGTTCGTCGTGCGCGAGGGCTTCAAAAAGTGGGGGCTGGGCCCGTTGGGCGCCATCTTCGGCGGCGTTTTCTGCGTCACGCTGCTCATCAGCGCCATCACCGGCGGCAACATGTTCCAGGCGTGGAACGTGGCCGACCTGAGCTACACCTACTTCGAGGTGCCCCAGTTCGCCACGGGCCTGATCCTGGCGATCGTGGTGGGCCTGGTCATCATCGGCGGCATCAAGCGCATCGGCTCGGTCGCCGGCCGCATCGTGCCGCTCATGTGCGTGCTGTACGTCGTGGCGGCGCTGTACGTGCTGCTCATGAACATCTCGGTCATCCCCGACATGTTCATGCTGATCATCAAGAGCGGCCTGCCCGGCTTCCTGGGCGGCCAGAGCCCCGATCCCACCGGCGCCTTCCTGGGCGGCACGTTCGGCTACGCGGCCATGTGGGGCGTGAAGCGCGCCCTGTTCAGCTCCGAGGCCGGCCAGGGCTCCAGCCCCATCGCCCACTCGGCGGCCAAGACCGACGAGCCCGTGCGCGAGGGCGTGGTCGCCGGCCTGGAGCCCTTCATCGACACCATCGTGGTGTGCACGCTGACGGCGCTCGTGATCCTCTCCAGCGGCGCGTACAACCGCCCGCCCGAGGCGTTCATCCCCGCCGAGCAGGGCATGCAGGTCGTCCAGGCGACCAACGCCGACGGCCAGCCGATCGCAAACACCTGGACGCTGGGCTCGGCCCAGCTTCCCGGCAAGACCGTGGCCGCCAAGCGCACGCTGAATACGCCCCAGGGCGAGGCCGGCTGGCGTGACGGCGAGACGGTGTTCATCGTCGTCGAGGCCGACATGGACGAGAACACGGGGCGCAACCTGCGCCGCCTGAGCGGCACGGTCTCGCGCGACGCCCAGGACCAGTGGGTCGTCAACTGGGGCACGCTCGAGAGCGACCAGCGGCCGGCGCTGCACTCGACCATCGATCCGGACTTCGAAGCGCCCGAAGAGGGCATGACCGCCGAGCCAGACGACGCGGGGGTGGGCGTCTACGGCGACTACGCCGGCGCGAGCCTGACGGCGCACGCGTTCGACCGCGTGACGCCGGGCCTTGGCAAGTGGCTGGTGACGGTCGCGGCGTGGCTGTTCGCCGTATCGACGATGATCTCGTGGAGCTACTACGGCGAGCAGGGCATCTTCTACCTGTTCGGCCAGCTCGGCAAGAAGCGCGTCGACGCCATCGTCCTGTTCTACAAGGTCGTGTACTGCCTGCTCATCCTGCTGACCACTGTGGCCGCCATGCCGCTGGTGACCGGACCCGATGGCTCCAAGCGGGCCCTGATCGGCACCGATGCGCAGCTGGACATGTGGACCACCCTGGGCCTGGGCGTGATGCTCGTGGCCAACATCCCGATCATGATCATCTTCGGTAGCCAAGCCATGAAGGCCTACCACGAGTACATGGGCCGCCTGAAGCGCGGCGAGCTGGAGGCGGGCGCCCACGAGCCGGCGTCGATCCAGGACGTGGTCGAGGGCAAGGACGTCGAGTAA
- a CDS encoding DUF6263 family protein, whose product MRRPFTTFMILAAMLGAGGVCSAMPQDEAPRAEPAPEAKPAVIELLEPGEDPQIRRYELAEGDKTTLRMVTDFQMKMDMGGGFEGAQLPASEMFMTLHVRGVDDDGIASVEGILERVGVVPEEGIDPFVADAYSEGLAPMRGVRIRYKIDPVGRTTDVVATSEDGSPITDPQMRSTMEDTASSASVQLPEEPIGVGGRWRVTEDIAINGVRMQRTSTHTLKSIEQGRLHVSSDIKVSTKPHDVESPDLPPGTRLRMESTTMAGKSESVFSLDSVEGRAQVDTSGEVHMTVFQDGVPIKVRQRISIAMKIEPHKGDLPAIDGGADEAPPF is encoded by the coding sequence ATGCGACGCCCGTTCACCACCTTCATGATCCTGGCGGCGATGCTGGGCGCCGGCGGCGTTTGTTCCGCGATGCCGCAGGACGAGGCTCCACGGGCCGAGCCCGCGCCCGAGGCAAAGCCCGCGGTGATCGAGCTTCTCGAGCCAGGCGAAGACCCGCAAATCCGTCGGTACGAGCTGGCCGAGGGCGACAAGACCACGCTGCGGATGGTCACCGACTTCCAGATGAAGATGGACATGGGCGGCGGCTTCGAGGGCGCACAACTGCCCGCCAGCGAGATGTTCATGACCCTGCACGTGCGCGGCGTGGATGATGATGGCATCGCCAGCGTCGAAGGCATTCTCGAACGCGTGGGCGTGGTGCCCGAAGAGGGCATCGATCCCTTCGTCGCCGACGCCTATAGCGAGGGGCTCGCGCCCATGCGCGGGGTCAGGATCCGCTACAAGATCGACCCGGTGGGCCGGACGACCGATGTCGTCGCCACGTCCGAAGACGGCTCGCCGATCACCGATCCGCAGATGCGGTCGACCATGGAAGACACGGCGTCGTCGGCCAGCGTGCAACTGCCCGAGGAGCCCATCGGCGTTGGCGGCCGCTGGCGCGTGACCGAGGACATCGCCATCAACGGCGTTCGCATGCAGCGCACCTCGACGCACACGCTCAAGAGCATCGAACAGGGCCGTCTGCACGTCAGTTCGGACATCAAGGTCAGCACAAAGCCCCACGACGTCGAAAGCCCGGACCTGCCTCCCGGCACGCGCCTGCGGATGGAGTCGACCACCATGGCCGGCAAGAGCGAGTCGGTCTTCTCGCTCGACTCGGTCGAGGGCCGTGCCCAGGTCGATACCAGCGGCGAGGTCCACATGACCGTGTTCCAGGATGGCGTGCCGATCAAGGTCCGCCAGCGCATCTCCATCGCCATGAAGATCGAGCCCCACAAGGGCGACCTTCCCGCAATCGACGGCGGCGCCGATGAGGCCCCGCCCTTCTGA